A region from the uncultured Bacteroides sp. genome encodes:
- a CDS encoding glycoside hydrolase family 3 N-terminal domain-containing protein, with the protein MNKRLLYILFALFVALQAKAQTEPLLLYKAEQNKKCLQWVDSVLHRMSLKEKVGQLFIYTIAPVRNKRNIALLKDAVHTYKVGGLLFSGGKLENQAMLTNQAQRMANVPLMITFDGEWGLSMRIHGMPVFPKNMVLGCIQDDRLIYEYGKEMARECRELGVQVNFAPVADVNINPKNPVINVRSFGENPIKVADKVVAYASGLESGKVLSVGKHFPGHGDTDVDSHKALPVLPFTRERLDSVELYPFKEMIQAGLSGIMVGHLQVPVFDPVGGLPSSLSRNIVYHLLIEEMGFKGLIFTDALSMKGVSSAEHVCLQALKAGNDMVLAPHDLKKEMDNVLQAVKTGEFSEEEIDKRCRKVLTYKYALGLNRRPYVRLSGLDRRINTPQTRDLVRRLNLAAITVLNNKRGILPLHPDLKEVAVLNVGKSDDIDVFVKQLGKYTSVARFNLGKEMSASAQTLLRDSLAKYKRIIVPVTEIRLAPYQSFFAGFAPKTPVIYVFFTPGKRMLQIHRAISVASVVVLGNSTNEDVQEQVADMLYGKASVDGRLSASIGGLFKTGAGVTITPATPYHFIPEEYGMRSEVLSRIDTIAMRGILAGAYPGCQVVVLKDGKTMYDKSFGTYTYTDEHKVTSTNMYDLASLSKTTGTLLAVMKLYDKGRFSLSDKISDYLPFLRRTNKAKITIRELLLHQSGLPSGLVFYQDAIDKKSYSGTLFKSKQDAFHSVQIGPKTFAQPGFRFKEGLTSPIGTGDYTLHVADSLWLHKSFKEVMLKKIADAPLKGKKYVYSCLNFILLQQLVEQLTGMPMDEYLAHEFYEPMGLEHTAYLPLRYFRKENIVPSTVDRFLRKSTLQGFVHDESAAFLGGISGNAGLFSTAADVARVYQMILNGGELDGQRYLSKETCHLFTTETSKISRRGLGFDKPAAKDASYSPCCLSAPPSVYGHTGFTGTCAWTDPDNGLVYVFLSNRTYPDAWVNKLSKLEIREQIQETLYEALAK; encoded by the coding sequence ATACAAGGCAGAGCAAAATAAGAAATGCCTTCAGTGGGTGGATTCTGTTCTTCACCGGATGAGCTTGAAGGAAAAGGTGGGGCAACTTTTTATTTATACCATTGCGCCTGTTCGAAACAAAAGAAACATCGCTCTGCTAAAGGATGCGGTGCATACTTATAAGGTGGGTGGCTTACTCTTTTCGGGAGGAAAGCTGGAGAATCAGGCGATGCTGACCAACCAGGCACAACGCATGGCCAATGTGCCGTTAATGATTACTTTTGATGGAGAATGGGGGCTGTCAATGCGAATACACGGGATGCCTGTTTTTCCTAAGAACATGGTTTTGGGATGCATTCAAGACGATCGCCTGATTTATGAATACGGAAAAGAGATGGCTCGCGAGTGTCGCGAACTGGGAGTACAGGTAAACTTTGCTCCGGTGGCGGATGTGAACATCAATCCGAAGAATCCGGTGATTAATGTGCGCTCTTTCGGAGAGAACCCGATAAAGGTGGCCGACAAAGTGGTTGCGTATGCTTCGGGTTTGGAAAGTGGAAAAGTGCTTTCGGTAGGCAAACATTTTCCGGGACACGGCGATACGGATGTCGATTCTCACAAGGCGTTGCCTGTATTGCCTTTTACGCGGGAGCGGCTGGACAGTGTGGAGCTTTATCCCTTTAAAGAGATGATACAAGCCGGTTTGAGCGGCATTATGGTGGGGCATTTGCAAGTTCCCGTATTCGATCCGGTAGGCGGACTTCCGTCTTCGCTTTCGCGCAATATTGTCTATCATCTGCTGATCGAGGAAATGGGGTTTAAAGGTCTTATCTTTACCGACGCATTGTCTATGAAGGGGGTTTCCTCTGCCGAGCATGTCTGCTTGCAGGCATTGAAGGCAGGTAACGACATGGTACTTGCTCCGCACGACCTGAAGAAAGAGATGGATAATGTGCTGCAAGCAGTTAAAACAGGAGAATTCAGCGAAGAAGAGATTGATAAGAGGTGCCGTAAAGTGCTTACTTATAAATATGCGCTGGGCTTGAACCGTCGTCCGTACGTCAGACTATCGGGACTGGACAGGCGCATTAATACGCCTCAAACCCGGGATCTGGTGCGCAGACTCAATCTGGCAGCTATCACCGTACTGAACAATAAACGTGGAATATTGCCGCTTCATCCCGATTTGAAGGAGGTGGCGGTGCTCAATGTGGGCAAGTCCGATGACATTGATGTCTTTGTGAAACAACTAGGTAAATACACCTCTGTGGCACGCTTCAACTTAGGCAAAGAGATGTCTGCTTCGGCACAAACCTTGTTGCGCGATTCATTGGCAAAGTATAAGCGCATCATCGTTCCCGTTACCGAAATCCGACTGGCTCCTTATCAGTCATTCTTTGCCGGCTTTGCGCCGAAGACTCCGGTGATTTACGTTTTCTTCACGCCCGGCAAACGAATGTTGCAAATTCATCGGGCCATATCGGTTGCTTCGGTTGTGGTGCTGGGAAATTCTACAAATGAGGATGTGCAAGAGCAGGTGGCTGATATGCTTTATGGCAAAGCATCGGTAGACGGGCGACTCTCGGCCAGTATTGGCGGACTCTTTAAAACAGGTGCCGGGGTAACTATTACACCCGCTACTCCCTATCACTTTATCCCCGAAGAGTATGGCATGCGCTCGGAGGTACTGAGCAGGATAGACACCATAGCTATGCGGGGTATCCTTGCGGGGGCTTATCCGGGTTGCCAGGTAGTGGTACTGAAAGACGGTAAAACGATGTACGACAAATCTTTTGGTACATACACCTACACCGATGAGCATAAGGTAACATCAACAAATATGTATGATTTGGCTTCTCTGTCGAAAACGACGGGTACGCTACTGGCCGTGATGAAACTATACGATAAAGGCCGATTTAGTCTGTCGGATAAGATTTCGGATTATCTTCCGTTCTTGCGACGAACGAATAAAGCTAAAATAACCATTCGCGAACTGTTGTTGCATCAATCGGGACTACCCTCCGGGTTGGTGTTCTATCAGGATGCCATAGATAAGAAAAGCTATAGCGGCACTCTGTTTAAATCGAAACAAGATGCGTTCCATTCGGTTCAAATAGGGCCTAAGACTTTTGCGCAACCCGGCTTCCGCTTCAAAGAAGGGTTGACCTCTCCGATAGGAACAGGCGATTATACGTTGCATGTTGCCGATAGCCTCTGGTTGCATAAATCGTTTAAAGAAGTAATGCTGAAGAAAATAGCCGATGCTCCGCTCAAAGGGAAGAAATATGTATATAGTTGTCTGAACTTCATTCTGTTGCAGCAACTGGTAGAACAGCTCACAGGTATGCCGATGGATGAATATCTGGCACACGAGTTCTACGAACCGATGGGTTTGGAACATACGGCTTATTTGCCTTTACGCTATTTCCGCAAAGAAAACATAGTACCTTCTACGGTAGATCGCTTCCTGCGGAAGTCTACTTTGCAAGGTTTTGTACACGATGAATCGGCCGCTTTCCTAGGAGGCATTTCCGGTAATGCGGGTCTTTTCTCTACCGCCGCCGATGTGGCTCGTGTGTACCAGATGATTCTGAATGGCGGTGAACTGGATGGGCAACGTTATCTGAGTAAAGAAACATGCCACTTGTTTACTACGGAAACATCGAAAATCAGCCGTCGCGGTTTAGGCTTCGACAAACCGGCTGCAAAAGATGCGTCTTACAGCCCTTGTTGTTTGTCTGCTCCTCCTTCTGTGTATGGGCATACAGGCTTTACCGGTACTTGCGCCTGGACGGATCCTGATAATGGATTGGTATATGTATTCTTGAGTAATCGCACCTATCCCGATGCATGGGTAAACAAACTATCGAAGTTGGAGATTCGCGAGCAGATTCAGGAAACACTCTATGAGGCATTAGCGAAGTAG
- a CDS encoding winged helix DNA-binding protein has product MKSICTMRDICKAISSFEEEFEQAYQISLNEAMVLCTLHEAQTPLTSSSIAERTEMKTSHTSKVIRSVEEKALIERTLGATDKRQMFFSLTAAGEKRLEDLECDKVVIPKLLQPLFAKK; this is encoded by the coding sequence ATGAAATCAATATGCACCATGCGAGATATTTGTAAAGCAATCTCTTCTTTTGAAGAAGAGTTTGAGCAAGCATATCAAATCTCACTCAATGAAGCGATGGTTCTCTGTACGCTACATGAAGCACAAACGCCATTGACTTCCAGTTCCATAGCCGAGCGAACCGAAATGAAAACCTCACACACATCTAAAGTGATTCGTTCGGTTGAAGAAAAAGCATTAATAGAACGTACCCTAGGTGCTACGGATAAACGCCAGATGTTTTTCAGCCTGACGGCAGCCGGAGAGAAGCGGCTAGAAGACTTGGAATGTGACAAAGTAGTGATTCCCAAACTATTGCAACCGTTATTCGCTAAGAAATAA
- a CDS encoding NAD(P)H-dependent oxidoreductase, translating into MSLLNDFEWRYATKKFDTSKKVEQSLVDKIVEAAWLAPTSSGLQPFKVITITNQELKDKILPIAFGQTIVADCSHLLVFAAWDRYTEERINHIYSLITQGRNQPADKYKNYTDRLKEIYLKQTAAENFAHTARQAYIGMSFAMAEAAVLKVDSTPMEGFDTAQLDELLELKSKGLKSVLMLPIGYRDESNDWLSKLAKIRHPKDEFTFEIK; encoded by the coding sequence ATGAGTTTATTAAATGATTTTGAATGGCGTTATGCCACCAAGAAGTTCGATACATCAAAAAAAGTAGAACAATCTTTAGTTGATAAAATAGTAGAAGCAGCCTGGCTAGCCCCTACATCTTCAGGGTTACAGCCTTTTAAGGTAATAACGATTACCAATCAAGAGCTTAAAGACAAAATTCTACCTATTGCTTTCGGTCAAACTATTGTTGCGGACTGTTCGCACCTACTAGTATTTGCTGCATGGGACAGATATACAGAAGAGAGAATTAATCACATCTATTCTCTAATAACACAAGGACGTAACCAACCGGCAGATAAATACAAAAATTACACCGATAGGCTGAAAGAAATTTATCTAAAGCAGACTGCGGCAGAAAACTTTGCGCATACAGCACGCCAAGCTTACATCGGGATGAGTTTTGCCATGGCAGAGGCAGCTGTACTAAAGGTCGATTCAACGCCAATGGAAGGCTTCGATACTGCACAATTAGATGAATTATTGGAACTTAAATCCAAGGGACTGAAAAGTGTACTCATGCTACCTATCGGTTATCGTGACGAGAGCAACGATTGGTTATCCAAATTAGCAAAAATCCGCCATCCGAAAGACGAGTTTACTTTTGAAATAAAATAG